The following coding sequences lie in one Halomonas sp. 'Soap Lake #6' genomic window:
- a CDS encoding MATE family efflux transporter: protein MRIWALAWPIILSNITVPLLGLVDTAVVGHLPDSRYLAGVTLGATLFSFLYWGFGFLRMGTTGLVAQAIGRENDSEVRDLLGQSLIIAGVIGTLLIVFGSPLISLGLWLLDGSEAATPLAQEYANIRLWSAPAVLANYAILGWFLGQQNSRVTLMILLLTNSINIVLDLWFVIGLGMTSNGVALASVIADYSALAFGGFLVLRQLGHLEGTFQRQRLLVLSAYSALFNVNANLFVRTLGLLFAMAFFTAQGARQGDTVLAANAVLLQFIMLTSYALDGFAHAAESLVGRAFGRRNWHEFAKTVRATAQFSFWTATVAALVFALGGNTLIALLTGLDDVRATAANYLPWMVAMPLLAVWGYLLDGVFIGTTAVREMRNSIFIGLAIYLPTWWLTQGLGNHGLWLAFTLFTLVRSVVLISYYYHYRHTRWRPLPLD from the coding sequence GTGCGCATTTGGGCCCTTGCTTGGCCAATCATTCTCTCTAATATCACCGTTCCCTTGCTGGGGCTGGTGGACACCGCCGTGGTTGGTCACCTACCCGACTCACGCTATCTCGCTGGAGTCACGCTAGGTGCTACGCTGTTTAGCTTTCTCTACTGGGGTTTTGGCTTTCTACGTATGGGCACCACGGGTCTCGTCGCCCAAGCGATAGGCCGCGAAAACGATAGCGAAGTGCGCGACCTTCTGGGGCAGTCGCTGATCATAGCCGGAGTTATTGGCACACTATTAATTGTGTTTGGCTCGCCACTGATTTCCCTTGGGCTTTGGCTGTTAGATGGTAGCGAAGCAGCAACACCGTTAGCCCAGGAGTACGCCAATATCCGTTTGTGGTCGGCGCCAGCAGTCCTGGCAAACTACGCGATTCTGGGCTGGTTTTTGGGCCAGCAAAACTCCCGTGTCACGCTGATGATTTTGCTGCTCACTAATAGCATCAATATTGTGCTCGACCTTTGGTTTGTGATCGGACTAGGTATGACCAGTAACGGCGTGGCGCTGGCCAGTGTGATTGCCGATTACAGCGCTCTCGCCTTTGGTGGATTTTTAGTGCTGCGCCAGCTTGGCCATTTAGAAGGCACCTTCCAGCGGCAGCGGCTGTTAGTACTGTCAGCTTACTCGGCACTGTTTAATGTCAATGCAAACCTATTTGTACGTACCTTGGGCCTGCTGTTTGCCATGGCTTTCTTTACTGCTCAGGGGGCACGCCAAGGCGATACAGTGTTAGCGGCTAACGCTGTACTGCTTCAGTTCATTATGCTGACCAGCTACGCGCTCGACGGCTTTGCCCATGCAGCAGAGTCCTTAGTGGGCCGCGCCTTCGGACGACGTAACTGGCACGAGTTTGCCAAAACAGTTCGTGCTACTGCCCAGTTCTCTTTTTGGACCGCTACCGTCGCGGCCCTGGTATTTGCCTTAGGCGGTAACACCCTCATAGCATTGCTCACAGGACTGGATGACGTTCGCGCCACTGCTGCTAACTACTTACCTTGGATGGTCGCCATGCCGCTACTGGCAGTGTGGGGCTACCTACTTGACGGAGTATTTATCGGCACCACCGCAGTGCGCGAAATGCGCAATAGCATCTTCATTGGACTGGCTATCTACTTACCTACCTGGTGGCTTACCCAAGGACTGGGGAATCACGGGCTTTGGCTAGCCTTCACCCTTTTCACGCTGGTGCGCTCTGTCGTGCTGATCAGCTATTATTACCATTATCGTCATACCCGCTGGCGCCCTCTCCCCCTTGATTAA
- a CDS encoding YfhL family 4Fe-4S dicluster ferredoxin, protein MALMITDECINCDVCEPECPNDAISPGEEIYVINPSLCTECVGHFDEPQCQQVCPVDCIPLDPERPETQEQLMAKYRIITAA, encoded by the coding sequence ATGGCCCTGATGATCACCGACGAATGCATTAACTGCGACGTCTGCGAACCTGAATGCCCGAACGACGCCATCTCTCCCGGCGAAGAAATTTATGTGATTAACCCGAGCCTATGTACCGAATGCGTTGGCCATTTTGACGAACCACAATGCCAGCAGGTCTGCCCAGTAGACTGCATTCCTCTTGACCCGGAGCGTCCAGAAACCCAAGAGCAGCTGATGGCGAAGTACCGCATTATCACCGCAGCCTGA
- the coaD gene encoding pantetheine-phosphate adenylyltransferase encodes MSANRENIAVYPGTFDPITNGHFDLIERGARMFDKVIIAVAASTGKQPSLDLDTRIALAKSVCASLANVEVIGFSTLLTTMMHEQKATIILRGLRAISDFEYELQLANMNRAQNPELESVFLTPAVENSYISSTIVREIAKLGGDISPLVHPEVAEALRKHYTT; translated from the coding sequence ATGAGCGCGAATCGTGAAAATATCGCGGTCTATCCAGGCACCTTTGATCCAATCACCAATGGTCACTTCGACCTGATTGAGCGCGGCGCGCGGATGTTCGATAAAGTCATCATCGCCGTGGCTGCAAGCACTGGTAAGCAGCCCAGCCTTGACCTGGATACCCGTATCGCACTCGCCAAGTCAGTTTGTGCGTCGCTAGCCAACGTGGAGGTCATTGGCTTTTCAACTCTGCTGACCACCATGATGCACGAACAAAAGGCGACCATTATTCTACGTGGACTGCGAGCTATCTCGGACTTTGAGTACGAGCTGCAGCTAGCCAACATGAACCGTGCCCAAAACCCCGAGCTTGAAAGTGTATTTCTCACCCCGGCAGTTGAGAACTCCTATATCTCATCGACCATCGTGCGAGAAATAGCCAAGCTTGGCGGCGATATTTCTCCCCTGGTCCACCCTGAGGTCGCAGAGGCGCTGCGTAAGCACTACACTACCTAG
- a CDS encoding beta-ketoacyl synthase: MGGINPAGRTSGHQAFRRTVLDALPADQQRQTLEGLATLMRLAKHSENGWQDSTGQPLDSPAQTLREQVLNHTLIRRNEDPRFLAPGLPGNRQANMALVEPLRFTLRRRQLPEQIPANWQIQDIDAKEVEVTVPVGTLEVLFPDAYEPKVCAAAQLPSGFDPANLYRSVHHPRGLSMAVFAASDCLGASGFVWEDLRQQLNPDHIAVYAGNSIGQLDDQGWGGLLKSLVSGQRATSKQMPLGYGQMPADFLNAYVLGSVGGTGAALGACASFLYNLRLGLDDIRSGRRRVVMVGTADAPITPEIIEGFRAMGALADDASLKALDALELLTDADYQRACRPFARNCGFTMAEASQFILLMDDTLAIELGADILGAVPDVFVNADGYKRSISAPGIGNYITLGKAAALVKDMLGDKALKERTFLHAHGTSTPKNRVTESHVLDEIARANGISDWPIVAIKAFIGHSQGSAAGDQLASALGSFAHGLLPGIPTLDAIADDVYAERLRLFTTPQAFKADAAFINAKGFGGNNATGVVLSPEVTERLLTKRHGSAAIDAWKGRRETVRANAAAYLADADRGHYAPRYQFGEAVLEGPELEIHADRIHIPGYEQAVSLTADNPFGQLDEEATE; encoded by the coding sequence ATGGGCGGCATCAATCCCGCCGGCAGAACCTCGGGCCACCAGGCCTTCCGCCGCACCGTGCTTGATGCTCTTCCAGCTGACCAGCAACGCCAAACATTGGAAGGCTTAGCGACGCTTATGCGTCTTGCTAAACATTCTGAGAATGGTTGGCAAGATAGTACAGGCCAGCCCCTAGACTCCCCTGCCCAAACGCTGCGCGAACAGGTGCTTAATCACACCCTCATTCGCCGCAATGAAGACCCGCGTTTTCTCGCGCCTGGGCTGCCTGGTAACCGCCAAGCTAATATGGCGCTAGTCGAGCCGCTGCGTTTTACGCTGCGTCGACGTCAGCTTCCTGAGCAAATTCCGGCCAACTGGCAAATACAGGATATTGATGCCAAGGAAGTCGAGGTTACCGTGCCAGTGGGGACTCTAGAGGTACTCTTTCCTGACGCCTATGAACCGAAAGTGTGCGCAGCAGCGCAGCTACCCAGTGGCTTCGACCCTGCAAACCTTTACCGTAGCGTACACCACCCCCGTGGGTTATCTATGGCAGTGTTTGCTGCCAGCGACTGCCTAGGAGCCAGTGGCTTTGTCTGGGAGGACCTCCGTCAGCAACTCAACCCTGACCATATTGCAGTCTATGCGGGCAACTCCATCGGCCAGCTAGATGACCAAGGCTGGGGGGGACTACTAAAGAGCTTGGTAAGCGGTCAGCGTGCTACTTCCAAGCAGATGCCCCTTGGCTATGGGCAAATGCCCGCAGACTTTCTCAATGCCTACGTGTTAGGCAGCGTAGGTGGTACTGGCGCGGCGTTGGGAGCCTGTGCAAGCTTCCTCTACAACCTACGCCTTGGGCTTGACGATATTCGCTCAGGCCGTAGACGAGTTGTGATGGTGGGTACCGCCGATGCGCCTATCACGCCTGAAATTATTGAAGGATTCCGTGCGATGGGCGCGCTTGCGGATGATGCTAGCCTCAAAGCGCTGGACGCCCTAGAGCTACTTACAGACGCCGACTACCAACGTGCCTGTCGCCCCTTTGCACGTAACTGTGGTTTTACCATGGCAGAAGCCAGCCAGTTTATTCTGCTGATGGACGATACTCTGGCCATCGAACTGGGTGCTGATATTCTTGGCGCAGTGCCTGATGTGTTCGTGAATGCCGATGGTTACAAACGCTCAATTTCCGCGCCAGGTATTGGCAACTACATTACCCTGGGCAAAGCAGCCGCGTTAGTCAAAGACATGCTGGGTGATAAGGCGCTTAAAGAGCGTACCTTTCTGCATGCCCATGGCACCAGCACGCCAAAAAACCGTGTGACGGAATCCCACGTGCTAGATGAAATCGCCCGTGCTAATGGCATCAGTGACTGGCCCATCGTTGCGATAAAAGCATTTATCGGCCACTCCCAGGGCTCTGCCGCCGGTGACCAGCTGGCAAGCGCCTTGGGCAGTTTTGCCCATGGCTTACTACCTGGTATCCCGACGCTGGATGCAATCGCCGACGATGTCTACGCTGAGCGACTACGGCTGTTCACCACCCCGCAAGCGTTTAAGGCCGATGCAGCCTTTATTAATGCCAAAGGGTTTGGTGGCAATAATGCAACCGGCGTCGTGCTTTCCCCAGAGGTCACCGAAAGGCTGCTCACCAAGCGCCATGGCAGTGCCGCTATTGATGCTTGGAAGGGCCGGCGCGAAACCGTAAGAGCCAACGCAGCTGCCTATCTGGCCGACGCTGACCGTGGACACTATGCCCCCCGCTACCAATTTGGCGAGGCAGTGTTGGAAGGCCCTGAACTTGAGATCCACGCCGACCGCATCCACATCCCAGGCTATGAGCAAGCTGTCTCGCTTACCGCTGACAACCCCTTTGGCCAGCTTGATGAGGAGGCAACGGAATGA
- the trmB gene encoding tRNA (guanine(46)-N(7))-methyltransferase TrmB: MQHNSRPVISNQPGPHHDLARRVARALENPLRKPIAAHTEQAFEEAQTWYKQRQAPLILDAGCGVGLSTRRLAAQFPDCVVIGVDRSEDRLGRDHGNLPANARLVRADLVDFWRLAEQAGWALERHYLLYPNPYPKAAHLKMRWHGHPVLPTLLALGGKLEVRSNWSLYVEEFALAVAQVTGQQAEVSVLSPGGDYLTPFEAKYDQSGQTLWRLCIELERT, encoded by the coding sequence ATGCAGCACAATTCGCGACCGGTAATTTCCAATCAGCCAGGCCCACATCACGATTTGGCACGCCGAGTAGCACGTGCGCTGGAGAACCCTCTGCGCAAGCCTATTGCAGCACATACCGAGCAAGCTTTTGAAGAGGCTCAAACTTGGTATAAGCAGCGTCAAGCACCGCTGATACTAGATGCTGGCTGTGGTGTTGGGTTATCCACCCGCCGCTTAGCGGCACAGTTTCCTGACTGCGTCGTCATAGGTGTGGACCGCAGCGAGGATCGGTTAGGGCGTGATCACGGCAACTTGCCTGCTAACGCACGGTTGGTGCGGGCGGACTTGGTAGATTTCTGGCGTTTGGCCGAGCAGGCGGGGTGGGCGCTAGAGCGCCACTATTTGCTTTATCCCAATCCTTACCCTAAAGCAGCACACTTAAAAATGCGTTGGCATGGCCATCCTGTCTTGCCGACCTTGCTGGCGCTGGGAGGCAAGCTGGAAGTGCGCTCTAACTGGTCGCTATACGTAGAGGAGTTTGCTCTGGCGGTAGCCCAGGTGACGGGGCAACAAGCAGAGGTTAGCGTGCTTTCCCCTGGTGGGGACTACTTGACCCCCTTTGAAGCAAAGTATGATCAAAGTGGCCAAACGCTATGGCGTTTATGCATAGAGCTGGAGCGCACATGA
- a CDS encoding DMT family transporter: MTFVFLTLAIVAEVMATSALKASMGFTRPLPSLLVVIGYGVAFYLLSLVLRTLPVGIAYAIWAGLGIVLVTLVGMVAFGEKPDLPAVIGISLIVAGVVTLQVFSKMNVH, encoded by the coding sequence ATGACCTTTGTGTTTTTGACACTGGCGATTGTTGCTGAGGTGATGGCGACCAGTGCGCTAAAAGCGTCAATGGGGTTCACACGCCCGCTCCCTAGCCTGTTAGTAGTGATAGGCTACGGCGTGGCGTTTTATCTGCTGAGTTTAGTGCTGCGAACGCTGCCGGTGGGTATAGCCTATGCCATTTGGGCGGGCCTTGGCATTGTGCTGGTTACTCTGGTGGGTATGGTGGCCTTCGGCGAAAAGCCTGATTTACCTGCAGTCATAGGCATTAGTTTAATTGTGGCCGGTGTGGTCACGCTGCAAGTCTTTTCTAAAATGAACGTGCATTGA
- the dacB gene encoding D-alanyl-D-alanine carboxypeptidase/D-alanyl-D-alanine endopeptidase produces MRGIVVASVATATFGVSTALFADFSRLGQLQSKGFSISAEARLLDADTGSNALLGSLNPERQLSPASVTKAYMAAAALNRYGPQHRFTSQLVSTGAIDSGVLRGDLVFEGGGDPGLTTEDLWRLVQRLQIAGVREVDGALVISQWRFGPVECITTDRCNGRARVTNAYSAPLTSAGVNFGTWCVNVAPATSAGAPARVALCDSPQPLIAIDNQVVTRPANSGTEISAERITDERGDVIRLTGQISTNATARDIYRGAGDAAEKTAQVLLSMLNQAGITVRDPWRVSSTRPAGAQRLAAVDSMPLQELLLRTMNYSNNYMADVLALNLVETPQAQLRQAGQAIEAYAQSLPGHGPITLSSGSGLTTDNRTSAQGVNVMLEDMFHQGALFPSFVASFQSPANGVMRFIRRGSPNFQNNVMVKTGTLNQPFAVRALAGYFRTAQGRWGVFTVLVNGSGSTPYLSWPEVLDPLSLDLDAMILAN; encoded by the coding sequence TTGCGGGGGATTGTTGTAGCGAGTGTTGCCACCGCCACGTTTGGCGTAAGCACAGCGCTTTTTGCGGACTTTAGCCGATTGGGCCAACTGCAAAGTAAAGGCTTTTCAATCAGTGCCGAAGCGCGCCTGCTGGATGCGGATACTGGCAGTAATGCGCTTTTGGGCAGCCTAAACCCCGAGCGGCAGCTGTCACCCGCGTCGGTTACTAAAGCATATATGGCGGCTGCGGCGCTCAACCGTTATGGCCCTCAACACCGCTTTACCAGCCAATTGGTAAGCACTGGGGCCATTGATAGCGGCGTGCTGCGTGGTGATCTTGTGTTTGAAGGCGGTGGTGACCCAGGCCTCACTACAGAAGATTTATGGCGGCTCGTACAGCGCCTACAGATTGCGGGTGTGCGTGAAGTTGATGGCGCTTTGGTGATTAGTCAGTGGCGTTTTGGTCCAGTCGAGTGTATTACCACCGACCGCTGTAACGGGCGTGCTCGGGTGACTAACGCTTACAGTGCACCCTTAACGTCGGCTGGTGTTAACTTTGGCACCTGGTGTGTCAACGTCGCACCCGCTACCTCAGCGGGAGCTCCCGCCCGTGTAGCACTATGCGACAGCCCACAGCCGCTGATCGCAATTGATAATCAAGTGGTGACCCGGCCAGCCAATAGTGGTACAGAAATTAGTGCCGAACGTATTACCGACGAACGTGGCGATGTAATCCGCCTGACAGGGCAAATTTCGACCAATGCAACGGCCAGGGATATCTATCGCGGTGCAGGAGATGCGGCTGAAAAAACCGCCCAGGTACTGCTGAGTATGTTGAACCAGGCGGGTATTACTGTACGTGACCCGTGGCGGGTCAGCTCCACTCGCCCTGCCGGCGCGCAGCGTTTAGCGGCGGTAGATAGTATGCCGCTGCAGGAGCTGCTGCTGCGTACCATGAACTACTCAAATAACTATATGGCTGATGTGCTGGCGCTTAACCTGGTGGAAACACCTCAGGCGCAGCTACGTCAGGCAGGTCAAGCTATCGAGGCTTACGCCCAGAGCTTGCCAGGGCATGGCCCGATTACGCTTTCAAGTGGCAGTGGGTTAACCACCGATAACCGCACCTCTGCTCAAGGTGTCAACGTTATGCTGGAGGATATGTTTCATCAAGGGGCCCTGTTCCCAAGTTTTGTGGCGTCTTTTCAATCTCCAGCTAATGGTGTGATGCGTTTTATACGCCGTGGCTCGCCTAACTTCCAAAACAACGTCATGGTCAAAACCGGCACGCTGAACCAGCCGTTTGCGGTACGCGCTTTAGCAGGTTATTTCCGTACCGCCCAGGGGCGTTGGGGCGTTTTCACCGTATTGGTTAACGGGAGCGGCAGCACGCCCTATCTCAGTTGGCCCGAAGTGCTCGACCCACTGTCGCTGGACTTGGACGCGATGATATTGGCTAACTAA
- a CDS encoding diacylglycerol kinase translates to MKPRHTGLTHLVHSTRYSWKGLKAAFRNETAFRQEVVIAAVLLPLAWWLADTSVTWLLLVGSLFLVLIVELLNSAVENVVDRIGTEHHELSGRAKDIGSAAVMLSLIMAGLTWGVLGWQKFFG, encoded by the coding sequence ATGAAGCCAAGGCATACCGGGTTAACTCACTTAGTACACTCCACACGCTACTCGTGGAAAGGCCTTAAAGCTGCATTTAGAAACGAAACCGCCTTTCGCCAAGAGGTGGTGATTGCCGCCGTATTGTTGCCCTTAGCCTGGTGGCTCGCAGATACATCAGTCACTTGGCTGTTATTGGTAGGCAGCCTGTTTTTGGTGCTGATAGTGGAGCTGCTTAACAGCGCTGTAGAAAATGTGGTTGACCGGATTGGTACCGAGCACCATGAGCTTTCTGGGCGGGCAAAGGATATTGGTTCGGCGGCGGTTATGCTGTCGCTGATTATGGCTGGGCTGACATGGGGAGTACTTGGCTGGCAGAAATTCTTTGGCTAG
- the glnE gene encoding bifunctional [glutamate--ammonia ligase]-adenylyl-L-tyrosine phosphorylase/[glutamate--ammonia-ligase] adenylyltransferase has translation MQLNDTFLPSAALPSVLKPVAQKAWQRLSDALSQADNIAEMTKQSKPSCSWEALSDARREALAKVLSVSTFALDTLTRFPNWLIELDVAGELDTAPSKDDQALWLQELLEGADDEEAMQRVIRRFRRARMLGIVWRDLNRPAGYSMWDTAQSVSWLAEVSTEAALEWLERFYASRWGLPAPRNDGSPQRLVVLGMGKLGAGELNLSSDIDLIFAFPEKGETEGGRKPLEHQEYFTKLGQRLIAALDAITADGFAFRVDMRLRPLGDGGPLVGSFSMLSSYYQDQGREWERYAMLKARPIAGDLDAGDELLASLKPFVYRRYLDFGAIESLRELKAMINREVKRKGMQSNIKLGPGGIREVEFVVQAFQLIRGGRDTELQVSSLKTALNRLPELGLLPQQVVDELLPDYAFLRDVEHVIQALEDRQTQMLPTDDIDRERVAFAMGHDDWSGLVAQLDEVRQRVRQHFDAVIADPEEDVEEENNEASLSLGEWRLIWRGELEQEEALAHLAEAGFTEPDKALKRLHSLYHSRQVQSMQRIGFERLDALMPLLLDAVADNETPDTALARVQPLIESVLRRTAYLALLRENPHALEHLMRLCSASPWIAEQLARYPILLDELLTPETLYTPADKARLADELRQTLNRLPEDDDEAQLEALRVFKHAQMLHVAASDVAGTRHLMKVSDYLTYIAEVILDAVLAMAWKHVTRKHGVPMGLNAQEPAFLIIGYGKLGGIELGYSSDLDLVFLHDSDGNGTTDGPRPVDSPVFFTRLGQRIIHLLTAVTPAGSLYEVDMRLRPSGNAGLLVTSLAAFAEYQRQNAWTWEHQALVRARVVAGSEKLAQAFDVIRGDILCRERERESLRDDVVNMRHKMRDHLGSKGAGSGGQATTDTIADEQGEQFDLKHDAGGMVDIEFLCQYAVLALAHQTPSLITYSDNIRILETLAESGHISQGEADQLREAYLAYRSRTHRAALTGEKTLAKAAEFEAHREFVITLWQRFLES, from the coding sequence ATGCAACTGAACGATACGTTTTTACCTAGTGCGGCGCTGCCTTCAGTGCTCAAGCCGGTTGCGCAAAAAGCGTGGCAACGGCTGAGCGATGCACTTAGCCAGGCGGACAATATTGCTGAAATGACCAAGCAGTCGAAGCCTTCCTGTAGTTGGGAGGCTCTTTCCGATGCACGCCGGGAAGCCCTCGCTAAGGTGCTTAGCGTATCGACCTTTGCCTTAGATACCTTAACGCGTTTCCCCAACTGGCTGATTGAGTTGGATGTTGCTGGTGAGTTGGACACCGCTCCCAGTAAGGATGATCAGGCGCTCTGGCTACAAGAGCTGCTGGAAGGCGCTGATGATGAGGAGGCGATGCAGCGCGTCATCCGCCGCTTTCGCCGCGCTCGAATGCTAGGTATCGTCTGGCGCGACCTTAACCGCCCTGCGGGATATTCCATGTGGGATACCGCTCAGTCGGTGTCATGGCTGGCGGAAGTGTCTACTGAGGCGGCATTAGAGTGGCTAGAGCGCTTTTATGCCTCTCGCTGGGGCCTGCCCGCCCCGCGTAATGACGGCTCTCCCCAGCGGCTGGTAGTGCTGGGGATGGGCAAACTAGGCGCTGGCGAGCTGAATTTATCCTCAGATATTGACCTGATTTTTGCGTTTCCCGAGAAAGGTGAGACCGAAGGTGGGCGCAAACCTCTTGAGCATCAGGAGTACTTCACTAAGCTGGGGCAACGGTTAATAGCCGCGTTGGATGCCATCACTGCCGACGGCTTTGCTTTCCGGGTTGATATGCGCCTGCGCCCATTAGGCGATGGGGGCCCCTTAGTTGGCAGTTTCTCAATGCTTTCCAGCTACTATCAGGACCAAGGCCGAGAGTGGGAACGCTACGCTATGTTGAAAGCGCGGCCAATCGCAGGCGACTTAGATGCGGGTGACGAACTGTTAGCAAGCCTTAAGCCGTTTGTTTACCGCCGCTACCTGGACTTTGGTGCAATCGAGTCACTGCGCGAGCTAAAAGCGATGATTAATCGTGAAGTTAAGCGCAAAGGTATGCAGAGTAATATCAAGTTGGGGCCGGGCGGTATTCGGGAAGTTGAGTTCGTCGTACAGGCGTTTCAGCTTATTCGCGGTGGCCGTGATACCGAGCTTCAGGTTAGCTCGCTAAAAACTGCGTTAAACCGCCTGCCGGAGCTGGGACTGTTACCGCAACAGGTGGTTGACGAGCTGCTGCCGGATTACGCCTTCTTACGGGATGTAGAGCACGTTATCCAGGCGTTAGAAGACCGCCAAACCCAAATGCTACCAACCGATGACATCGACCGAGAGCGAGTGGCCTTTGCCATGGGGCATGATGACTGGTCTGGGTTGGTGGCTCAATTGGATGAAGTGCGCCAGCGGGTGCGTCAGCACTTTGATGCAGTGATTGCTGACCCCGAAGAGGACGTTGAAGAGGAGAATAACGAGGCAAGCCTAAGCTTAGGCGAATGGCGTTTAATCTGGCGTGGCGAACTAGAACAGGAGGAGGCGCTTGCCCACCTTGCCGAGGCTGGCTTTACAGAGCCAGACAAAGCGCTCAAGCGGCTGCACAGCCTCTACCACTCTCGCCAAGTACAGAGTATGCAACGCATAGGCTTTGAGCGTTTAGATGCCCTAATGCCGCTGCTGCTTGATGCCGTAGCAGATAACGAAACGCCAGATACAGCGTTGGCCAGGGTGCAGCCGCTGATTGAGTCGGTGCTGCGTCGCACAGCGTATCTTGCGCTGCTGCGTGAAAACCCCCATGCGCTTGAGCACCTGATGCGGCTATGCTCGGCAAGCCCATGGATTGCTGAGCAATTGGCGCGCTACCCTATTTTGTTGGACGAGCTGTTAACTCCAGAGACGCTTTATACGCCAGCGGACAAAGCGCGTCTTGCCGATGAGCTGCGCCAAACCCTCAATCGGTTGCCGGAAGATGACGATGAAGCGCAGTTAGAAGCACTGCGCGTGTTCAAACATGCGCAAATGCTGCATGTGGCCGCATCGGATGTGGCTGGAACGCGCCATCTAATGAAAGTAAGCGATTACCTAACTTATATTGCTGAAGTCATTTTAGACGCGGTGCTGGCCATGGCTTGGAAGCATGTGACGCGCAAGCACGGCGTGCCCATGGGCCTGAATGCCCAGGAGCCAGCGTTCCTGATTATTGGCTACGGTAAGCTGGGTGGCATTGAGCTGGGTTACAGCTCTGACCTGGATCTGGTGTTTCTCCACGACAGTGATGGTAACGGCACCACCGATGGTCCCAGACCGGTGGACTCTCCGGTGTTCTTCACCCGTTTAGGGCAGCGCATTATCCACTTATTAACCGCTGTAACCCCGGCAGGCAGCCTGTATGAAGTTGACATGCGCCTGCGTCCTTCTGGCAACGCGGGGTTATTAGTGACATCACTAGCAGCTTTTGCCGAATACCAGCGCCAAAATGCCTGGACCTGGGAGCATCAGGCCTTGGTGCGTGCCCGAGTCGTAGCGGGTAGCGAAAAACTTGCACAAGCTTTTGACGTCATACGGGGTGATATTCTGTGCCGCGAGCGTGAGCGTGAAAGCCTACGCGATGATGTCGTTAACATGCGCCATAAGATGCGTGACCATTTAGGATCGAAAGGGGCGGGGTCTGGGGGACAGGCTACAACAGATACGATCGCTGATGAGCAGGGAGAGCAGTTTGACTTGAAGCACGATGCTGGGGGCATGGTGGATATAGAGTTTCTCTGCCAATACGCTGTGCTGGCGCTGGCCCATCAGACACCGTCGCTGATCACCTATAGCGATAATATTCGCATTTTAGAAACCCTCGCTGAGAGTGGGCATATCTCCCAAGGTGAGGCTGACCAGCTGCGCGAAGCCTACTTGGCGTACCGAAGCCGCACTCACCGGGCTGCGCTTACGGGAGAGAAAACCTTGGCGAAGGCAGCAGAGTTTGAAGCTCATCGCGAATTCGTTATTACACTTTGGCAGCGTTTTCTTGAGTCATGA
- a CDS encoding AEC family transporter, whose protein sequence is MIGHILATLLPVFLIAGSGAAYGRFRTPDIRSLNTLNMELFVPLLVFAVLADRQAPLGDYAWLATAAVAVVLGSGLVLWPVAKWLSLDVKVFLPPMMFNNSGNMGVPLLVLAFGPEVLPAAVVVFIVEMLLHFSVGLYMLDPRTSLWRLLRMPIVAASLAGLVVNVSGMPLPSWLLEAMHMLGGVCIPLMLFALGVRLLEIDFSDWRTGLLGAVLCPLSGLVIALPLMWLLPLNPLQTAVLLVFSVLPPAVLNYLVAEQYKLQPQQVASLVLIGNLGSLIVMPLALAAAFAWIYSPL, encoded by the coding sequence ATGATCGGACATATCCTCGCAACGCTGCTGCCAGTATTTTTAATTGCTGGCAGTGGTGCGGCCTACGGACGTTTTCGCACGCCTGATATCAGAAGCCTCAACACCCTTAATATGGAGCTTTTTGTACCGCTGTTGGTCTTTGCGGTACTCGCAGACCGCCAAGCGCCACTGGGGGACTATGCGTGGCTAGCTACCGCAGCAGTGGCGGTGGTTCTAGGTTCTGGGCTGGTGTTGTGGCCCGTCGCGAAATGGCTGTCACTGGATGTAAAAGTATTTCTGCCACCGATGATGTTTAACAACTCCGGCAACATGGGGGTGCCTCTTCTGGTGCTCGCATTCGGGCCTGAAGTGCTCCCAGCGGCGGTGGTGGTTTTTATCGTTGAAATGCTGCTGCACTTCTCGGTGGGGCTATATATGTTAGACCCGCGCACCTCGCTGTGGCGGTTACTACGCATGCCGATCGTCGCCGCAAGCTTAGCGGGCTTGGTGGTTAATGTCAGCGGGATGCCGTTACCCAGTTGGTTGTTGGAAGCGATGCATATGTTGGGCGGAGTGTGTATTCCGTTGATGCTTTTCGCGCTGGGGGTGCGCTTATTGGAGATTGACTTTAGTGACTGGCGCACCGGGCTGTTAGGAGCAGTACTTTGCCCACTTTCAGGCTTGGTCATTGCGCTACCACTCATGTGGCTACTGCCGCTTAATCCACTACAAACCGCCGTGCTACTGGTGTTTTCAGTGTTACCTCCAGCGGTATTGAATTATCTGGTTGCCGAGCAGTATAAGCTACAGCCACAGCAGGTGGCCTCGCTGGTACTGATTGGTAATTTAGGCAGCCTGATCGTAATGCCATTAGCACTGGCAGCAGCATTTGCCTGGATTTATTCGCCGCTTTAA